The Natrinema saccharevitans genome includes the window CCGAGGTCGCGGTCGGTGTCGAACCCGTCGGACGCGCCGGGCGCGGCACAGCCCGAGAGGACGACGAGCGCGAGGACGGCGAACAGCCGCACTCGAGGCATTGGGTAGCTATTCGGCGACGCGATCAAAGAGCCATCGGTCGGGCAACCGGATCGGTACTCGCGCGAAGGTCAGTTCCGTCCGCGGCCGGCGGCGACGCGGGCGACGACCGCCGCCAGCGCGAGCGCGATCGCCGCGACCCCGACGCCGAAGCCGGGAACGGTCTCGGCTCCCTCCTCGAGGGTCAGCAGTTCGCCGTCGCCCTTCGGCGCGGCACCGGCCTCGACGTTCGGCAGTTCCGCGACCGACGGCGCGCGGACGATCGTCACCGTGGTCCCGTTTCGCTCGAGGTAGTACGCGCCGGCGTAGCCGCCGTCCTCGATGACGGCGGTGTCCTGGCGACCATCGACTGATTCCGCGCCGTGGGTCGCGAGCAACTGCCCGTAGGCGTCGACGAACTGTTCGGTGTCGTCGGCCGTGTCCCACTGCGTTCGCCACACGTAGCCGGCGTCGCCGGCCGCTCCGGGGCCGCTGCCGGCGTCGGCGTCGTCGTTCGTGTAGACGACCAGTTGGTCGCCGGCCCAGCCGTCGGTGGCTGGCTGGTCGTAGTCGTACTCCCCGAGGTCGGCGCCGAAGAAGTCCTCGGCGCTGATCACCGACTCGCGGTTCCGGTCGACCGCGCCGGCGGCGAACATCGCGACCACCCCCGCCTCGCCGACGGTGTCGTTTGCCACCTCGCCGTCGACCTGGAGCTGTCGCCAGTCCTCGCTCGAGCGGTCCGGCACCGGGACGGTCGCCGGCTCGCGCTCGGTTCCGGGGTTGATCACCGCCGACGTGGTCGTCGGCGGGTCGTCGTAGGCGGCGTTGACCGCGGACCAGCCCGGCCCCTGCTCGCGCAGGTGGTCGACGTAGGCGGGCCCGTCGCTGTAGGGCTGGTAGATGCTGAAGTAGATCCCCCAGTTGACGTCGCCGACGTCGCCCTGCCCGTCGCTACCGCTGGGCGTGAGACAGTCCCAGTCGGTACCACACCGGCGCTCGTACTCGTTTTCGACCCAGCTGGCGTCGCCCTCGACGAGACCGTTTTTCGCGGTTTCGCTGTCCTGGGTCGTTCCCTCGAGCGACTCGAGGTCGAACCGCTGATCCTGGAGGGCGTGGACGAGTTCGTGACCGAGCGTGAGTTCGTCCAGTTCGGGCGTCTCGGGGTTGTCCGAGACGATGACGATCTCGTCGGTTTCGGGATCGTAGTAGCCGGCGACGGCACCGCCGTAGACCGACCGCATCGAGTCGATCGCGTCGGTGTCACGGTCGACCATGAACAGCGCCTCGTACCCGACGTTCCCCTCGAGACGGTCGGCATCGGTGACGTTGGTAAACCGCTCCTCGTTGGTGTCCCGGTACTCCGAGCGGGAGACGACGTCGACGTCGACGCCCTCCTCGAAGGTCAGGTTCCGGATCTTTTCGACGCGGGCCATCGACCGGTAGACGACGGCGTCGAGTTCGGACTCGTCGACGACGGCGTCACCGCGGTCGTCGACCGGCAGCTCGTCGTCGTACCAGTAGCCCTCGACGTAGCCGACGGTGTCCTCGGTCGAGGGGTCGGCGGGACGATCGGTTTGCGTTCCCGTCGCCGCGCTCGAGGCGGCGAGCGACTCGGCGGCGGGCGAGGCGTCGATCGCTGTACTCGAGTCGGCGGTCGGGGCCGTCGCCACGACCGGTCCGGCGATCCCGCCGGTTACCAACACTGCGGCGAGGACGACTGCGAAGAGGGCGACGGACGAACGGGCGGAGGTCGATCTCATACGATGTGATAGGTATCCGTTGGAACAGGAATGTAAAAAGGACAATGGTTACGCCGCATGCCCCACCCGCGGCGAGCGACAGTCGGACGAATCGCCGTCCGTCTCATACGGTTTGCTGTGCCGACGTCCCGGTGGGACTACAGAGCGGTCGCGGTTCCACCGGCACTGACCGACAGCGGTCCGTCTGACGGGAGACCTCGCAGTCGGTATCGAGCGGGGCGAATCCGACCGACTGCCGCACTGGCGATCGCGGTCGACGACCCCCTCGAGACCGGCACGAACGTTTTCACGATCCCGCACGTACCGTCGGCATAGCCATGCAACTCGAGCCGAATCGCACGGCAGTCGTGGTCGTCGACATGCAAAACGGGTTCTGTCATCCGGACGGCTCGCTGTACGCGCCGGGCAGCGAGGCGGTCATCGAGCCGATCGCCGATCTCCTCGAGCGCGCCCGCGAGGCCGGGACGCAGGTGATCTTCACCCGCGACGTCCACCCGCCGGAGCAGTTCGACGACGCCCACTACTACGACGAGTTCGACCAGTGGGGCGAACACGTCCTCGAGGGCACCTGGGAGGCAGAGATCGTCGACGAACTGACCGTCGAAGACGGGGATCACGTGATCGAGAAACATACCTACGACGCCTTTTACAACACCGAACTCGAGGGGTGGCTGAACGCCCGCGGGATCGGCGATCTGGTGATCTGTGGCACGCTCGCGAACGTCTGTGTCCTCCACACCGGCGGTAGCGCAGGGCTGCGGGACTTCCGGCCGATCATGCTCGAGGACTGCATCGGCGCGATCGAAGACGGCCACCGCGAGTACGCGCTGGATCACGCCGCGTGGCTGTTCGGCGAGGTCGAGCCGAGCGCGGAGATCGCGTTCGCGTGATCGTCCGTCGACGGCTGCTCGCCCGGGCCCTCGCCTTTTCACGGCCGTCGGTCCAAGGGACACCCATGAGAGACGCGCGATCGCGACTCGACGGCGGGTCGAACGGTCCGCCCCTCGAGTCGGCGACGGACGGTGATGGCACGTGAACCGGCGGCGACTGCGCCCGCTGTATCTGATCGGCATCGCGCTCAACGCCGTCGCGTTCACCTACGCCGTGACGAACGGCACGTGGCTGTACGCCGGCGCGTTCGCCGTCGTCGCGGGTTATCTCGTCGTTCGGCTGCGGATGGTATCCGCCGACGGCTGATACGGTCTCCCGTCCGTCGTTGTCGGTGGGACCGCGAGCCGCTCTGAGTCCCACCGGGATCGGGATAGTACACCGTACGAGTCCGCTGCACCGCCGAGAGCCGAGGACCCGCTCATCGCTCCCGGCGAGAACGCGACCGTCCTCGAGCGGACGGAGATCGGCCGCCGGCCGCCGATCCGAAGCTGTTTCCCACAGTCGGTCGAACGCACGGGCATGTGCGGAATTCGATCGGCGCTCGCGACGACCGCGGGCCGCTCGAGCGGCGGGTCGACGGCGGGGGGAGCAGCCGAATGAACGAACGGCGGTTACTGCCGGTGTACCTGCTCGGTGCGGCGGGCAGCGCGTACGCCTTCTGGTACTACGTCTCGGCGAGTGCGGTCCTGCCGGCGCTCGCCTTCGGGCTCGTGACCGTCGCGTTCGTCGCCCGACTGCGGATACTGACCGCCGACTCGTAGGCGCGCCGATCGGCAGTCGGATCGGAAAGAGCGAGAGAACAGCCGACGGTCGAAACCGGGATCAGTCGCTCCGGAACACCCGGTACGCGCCCTGCCCGATCGCGACCTCGTGGGCTTCCCCGTCGGGCGTCGTACTCTCGACGACGATCTCGCTGACCCCGACGCTGCCGCCGACACGGACGACGTCCGCCGTCGCCACGAGATCCCCCGTCGCCGGCCGGAGGTAGTTGAGGTTCAGGTTGATCGTCGCGATCCGCGCGCCGAAGGGGTCGTCCATGGCCGTCCGCAGGCAGAGCCCGCCGACGGTGTCGATCAGCGTCGCGGCGACGCCGCCGTGCATGTCCGCCCGTTCGTCGTCGGCGGCGTTGGGCCGCGTGTTCGTCAGTTTCTCGTCGTAAGGGATCGACATCGTCATCGTCCCGTCGCCGACGTGGTCGATGCTCGTCCCGAGCCACGAGAGGAACTCCTGGTTCTCGTCGAGGAAGTACTGCAGCATGCTCTCCCGGTCGTCGAACTCCTCGAGCATGTCCTCCGTCGGCGCGTCTTCGGTCATGACCGTCCGTCGCTCGGCGACGCTCTTGACAGCTACGTTTCCAGGCCGCCCCGTTGTCCGCCGTTGATTCGTGGGCCGGTGATCGGAGACGGCCGCCGATCAGCACTCGGCACTCGAGCGGACCCGCACCCGAACGTCCGCACCGACCGCGAGGGGGAAGTCGGGACGGATCAACTTCGCGCCGAACGCGCCGTCGCGGGCACAGAACAGCGACAGCCCGGCGATCGGCTCGTCGTTTACCGTGACGGTCACGTCGTCCCACGCGATCGTCCGGCCGGTCGCGACGCCGAGTCGGTCGCCGTTCAGCGAGACGACGGTTTCGGTCGGCTCGTCGACCTCGAGGGACTCGCCGTGCTCGAGCAGTCCGCCGCCGTCGTAGTGTGGAAGTCCGCCGTCGAGGACGCCGCCATCGTCGGCCTGGACGCCGGCGAATTCCGCGCCGGGGTTCGGATGCACCGGCGAATCGAGGATCGCGTAGGTCGCCCCTGTCGAGACGACCCGGCCGGTGCCGTCCCACTCGAGCGGCCGGACCGATACCCCGAGTTCGATCGGGAGCGACCCCGACGCCCGGTAGGGGTTCTGGTCCGGCCCACGGAACCCGACGTGCAGGTGATTGTCGACCCACGGTGCGAAAAAGCCCGCGCGGACGAGCCGTCCCAGCGAGTCGCCCCGCTCGACGCGATCGCCGGCCGCGACGGCGGGCTCGACGTGGAGGATTCGAACCGTGAGGCCGGCCAGCGGGCTCGAGGCCGCGGGCTCGAGCAGGATCAGGTGGTCGTGGTCGGGCGCGTAGGGTTTCGGCGGTGCGCGGACGGTGCGGGTCTCCCGGACGGTGCCGGCGATCGGGCTCGGCGCGGCGGTCGTCCGCCCGTCGGAACGCGTCCCGGGATAGCAATCGATCGCACAGCCGCCGTCGTGGGCGGGGTACGGCGAGTTGTACAGCGAGACGCGCTCGTACTGGTTCAGGACTGCTGCGGGGAGCGTGACGACCATCGATCGTCCGACGCTGGGTGGCGTGACCGTTTAGACCCACCGAGTCGAACGACCGGTATGCGCGTGCTTCGCGGACGGGCCGACTCGATCGACGCCGATCGCGACGCGACCCGGCGACTGCTCGCGAGCGCCGCCGACGACGAACCCGCCGTCCGGGTCTGGGTTCCCCACCGACAGGTCGCGTTCGGTCGTCGGGACGCCGAACGCGAGGGCTACGACCGCGCCCGGGAGGCGGCCGACGACCGGGGCTTCCCGCCGATCGAGCGGTCGGTCGGCGGGCGGGCGGTCGCCTACGACGGCGAGACGACGCTGGCTTTCGCCCGCGCGGAGCCGGTCGAGGAGTATCGGCGGGGGACGACCGACCGCTACGAGCGCGCCACGGCCGCCGTCGAGCGCGCGCTCGAGGGGCTGGGCTGTGACGCGGTCAGGGGCGAGCCCGACGACGCGTTCTGTCCCGGGACCCACTCGCTGTCGGCCGCGGACGGGACCGAGGGCGGGCGACGGAAACTCGTCGGGATCGCCCAGCGGGTCCGGCAGGACGCCGCGCTCGTCGCGGGCGTCGTCCTCGTCGCGAACCGGTCGGCGCTCGCGGACGTTCTCGAAGGCGTCTACGACGCCCTCGACCTCTCGCTCGAGCCGGCGTCGGTCGGTACCGTCACGGGGGCGGGCGGGCCGGCCGATCCCGGCCCCGTTCGGGCGGCGCTCGAGGACGCGCTGGTCGGCGATGCGACTGTCGGTTCGGTCGACGACGTGCAGTCCGGACCGTGACGGAGCGAGTCGACCGTCCGCGTCTGGCTACGGTTTCAGCGGGAGGACCCCCCGACCGTCGTTTCGCATGAACTCGCGGTTCCGGTCGGGCCAGGCCAGCAGCCGTTCCCTGAGAGGGTCCCCGTCGGCCGTCTTCGGGTCGGGGCCGCCGAGTTTCGCGAGCAGCGTCAGGACGGCCCAGCCGCCGTAGCCGACCACGACCGTCACGCCGGTCAGGACGACGATCGAGACGCCGAGTTCGGCCAGTCGTCTCGGAAACGGTTTGCGCTCGTTTCCCGAGTCATCACGGGCGGACATACGCGTCGGTTCGACGCGCCGGTTCGTAATAATTCCCCGATCGACACGACGGCTGCCGAAGTGAGGTAACGTTTTTCGTCTCCGTGTCGTTTCCCCAGGCATGACGACACGAACGCGACCGGAGGGGCGGCGATGACGGCGGACGGCTCGGAGTCGGCCGGCGGATCGGCGGGGACGGACGCCGCCTGGGACGACCTCCTCGAGGACGCGGCCGAAATCGCCGAGGAGTACCGCGAGGAAGGGTGGGACGCCGTCGTCCTCGAACCGGCCGACGTCTCGCCGGTCGAGAGCGACGACCGAACCGGACTCGACGTCGCGGTCTCGCAGTCGGCGTACGAACTCGTCGAGGGCCTGATCGAGGACGGCGACGTGACGATTGCCGCGGCCGACGTCTACTACCGGCCCCTCGAGGAGGGGGACGGCGACCGGCGGGTGGCGCTCGCGGTCGAACGCGACGAGGAGACCGAGACGGCCGTCCTCGTCCCGCTGGTTTACGATATCACGGCGTGTCGGTCCGTCTTCGAAACCGCGCTGCTCGAGGCGGAACTGCTGGTTCACGTGGCGGCCGACCCCGTCGCGGGCCGGGTGACCTTCTCCCACGACGATCCCTCGCTCTTTCTCGAGGAGTCGGACGTACAGGCCTGGAGCGAGGAGTAAGCGGGCGTCAGGTTCCGGTTCGGAAGGAGAGATCCAGCGACGGCGCCGAGTGAGTCAGCGACCCCATCGAGATCACGTCGACGCCGGTGGCGGCGTAGTCGGGCACGTCCGCGACGGTGATCCCGCCGCTGGCCTCGGCCAGCACGCCGTCGTAGTCGGCGAGTTCCGCGACCGCGTCCCGCGTCCGGTCGGGCGTCATGTTGTCCAGCAGGACGATATCGGCACCCGCTGCGGCCGCACGCGGGGCGTCCGCGACGCGCTCGACCTCCACGTCGAGTTTCGTCGCGAACGACGTTCGCTCCTCGAAGTGAGCGATCGCTTCTTCGAGGCCAAGCTCGGCGACGTGGTTGTCCTTGACCATGACCATGTGGGAGAGATCGAGCCGGTGGGTGTCGCCGCCGCCCGCGACGACCGCCCGTTTCTCGACCCCGCGGAGGCCGGGGGTAGTCTTGCGGGTCGCGGCGACGGCGACGTCGTCGGCTTCCGACCGCGCGGCGGTGACTGCCTCGCGCGTCCGCGTCGCGATCCCCGACGCGTGGCCCGCGAGGTTCACGGCGACGCGTTCCCCCCGCAACACGTCCCGTGCCGGTCCGTCGACCCGGCAGAGTTCGTCGCCGGGTTCGATCTCGGTTCCGTCCTCGAGGCGGTCGGTCACGGTCACGTCGAGGTAGTCGAATACGGCTTCGGCGGCCTCGAGGCCGGCGGCAACGCCCGACTCCTTCGCGACGAGTCGCCCGGTCGTCTCGCCGGGGACACGATTGGTCACGTCGTGGTGGCCCACGTCCTCGCGGAGCCAGCGTTCGACCTGCGCGTCGGTGATCATACGGGAGTCTGTGAGCGCCCGGCAAAAAAGCGATCCGCTCGGCGCGATTCGGACTCGAGACCGACCGGTTCGCCGCGATCCACTGACTACTCGGGGAGCCGGCCCGTCCGCTCGAGGGCGACGAGGGCCGCGATCGTGGCGGCGAGAACGAGCGCCGCGGCGGCGAAGACGGCGTCGTAGGTGTACCCCCGCTCGATGAACAGCCCCAGCGCGGACGAGCCGAGTGCCTGCGTGAGCATCCACGCGGAACTGAACACGGCGTAGGCGCTACCGCGCGCGGAGTCGGGGAGCGTGTCGAGGAGATACGTGTCCGTGGCCGGGAACAGCGTGTGGATGACGAACCCGATGACCGCCGAGAGCGCGACCAGCACGACCAGTCCGTCGACGGCGGTGAGCGCGAGCAGGCAGGCGGCGAAGGCACCGACGATCCCGAGCAGGAACGGGACCTTCGGGAGCCGGTCGGCCAGGTCGCCGCCGAAGAAGAACGCGGGCACCCCGGCGGCGAAGACGACCGTGAGCATCGTCCCCGCGGCGCGGTCGGAGAGCCCCTTCGACTGCATGTAGAGTTCGTAGAAGTTGAACACGCCCTGCCAGACGAACGACGCAGCGCCGACGATGGCAAGCGCCGTCACGATGATCCGCCACTCCGAGAGCGCGCCGGCGACGAAGTCGCGGTCGTCCCGTCCCGCCGCCGGCATCTCGGTCCCGCTCGCGGCGTACCACGCGTAGACCGTGACGACCGCCGCGCCAACGGCGATCGCCCACAGCGAGAGCCGCCAGTCGACGAGAACGGCGAGCGCGACGAACGGGGCGGC containing:
- a CDS encoding MFS transporter, coding for MARARLFASLCGLVFFVNLARIVFAPLLDVFIGEFAIGEATAGLIVTLAWVGSASPRLPTGWLLTKVPRHHVVIAAGTILAVSSGLAATATTVRHLMIGAFLMGIASGVYFVSANPLLSELYPTRIGRVMGIHGAASQLAAVVAAPFVALAVLVDWRLSLWAIAVGAAVVTVYAWYAASGTEMPAAGRDDRDFVAGALSEWRIIVTALAIVGAASFVWQGVFNFYELYMQSKGLSDRAAGTMLTVVFAAGVPAFFFGGDLADRLPKVPFLLGIVGAFAACLLALTAVDGLVVLVALSAVIGFVIHTLFPATDTYLLDTLPDSARGSAYAVFSSAWMLTQALGSSALGLFIERGYTYDAVFAAAALVLAATIAALVALERTGRLPE
- a CDS encoding cysteine hydrolase family protein yields the protein MQLEPNRTAVVVVDMQNGFCHPDGSLYAPGSEAVIEPIADLLERAREAGTQVIFTRDVHPPEQFDDAHYYDEFDQWGEHVLEGTWEAEIVDELTVEDGDHVIEKHTYDAFYNTELEGWLNARGIGDLVICGTLANVCVLHTGGSAGLRDFRPIMLEDCIGAIEDGHREYALDHAAWLFGEVEPSAEIAFA
- a CDS encoding lipoyl protein ligase domain-containing protein yields the protein MRVLRGRADSIDADRDATRRLLASAADDEPAVRVWVPHRQVAFGRRDAEREGYDRAREAADDRGFPPIERSVGGRAVAYDGETTLAFARAEPVEEYRRGTTDRYERATAAVERALEGLGCDAVRGEPDDAFCPGTHSLSAADGTEGGRRKLVGIAQRVRQDAALVAGVVLVANRSALADVLEGVYDALDLSLEPASVGTVTGAGGPADPGPVRAALEDALVGDATVGSVDDVQSGP
- the nadC gene encoding carboxylating nicotinate-nucleotide diphosphorylase; this translates as MITDAQVERWLREDVGHHDVTNRVPGETTGRLVAKESGVAAGLEAAEAVFDYLDVTVTDRLEDGTEIEPGDELCRVDGPARDVLRGERVAVNLAGHASGIATRTREAVTAARSEADDVAVAATRKTTPGLRGVEKRAVVAGGGDTHRLDLSHMVMVKDNHVAELGLEEAIAHFEERTSFATKLDVEVERVADAPRAAAAGADIVLLDNMTPDRTRDAVAELADYDGVLAEASGGITVADVPDYAATGVDVISMGSLTHSAPSLDLSFRTGT
- a CDS encoding PaaI family thioesterase; the encoded protein is MTEDAPTEDMLEEFDDRESMLQYFLDENQEFLSWLGTSIDHVGDGTMTMSIPYDEKLTNTRPNAADDERADMHGGVAATLIDTVGGLCLRTAMDDPFGARIATINLNLNYLRPATGDLVATADVVRVGGSVGVSEIVVESTTPDGEAHEVAIGQGAYRVFRSD
- a CDS encoding Hvo_1808 family surface protein is translated as MRSTSARSSVALFAVVLAAVLVTGGIAGPVVATAPTADSSTAIDASPAAESLAASSAATGTQTDRPADPSTEDTVGYVEGYWYDDELPVDDRGDAVVDESELDAVVYRSMARVEKIRNLTFEEGVDVDVVSRSEYRDTNEERFTNVTDADRLEGNVGYEALFMVDRDTDAIDSMRSVYGGAVAGYYDPETDEIVIVSDNPETPELDELTLGHELVHALQDQRFDLESLEGTTQDSETAKNGLVEGDASWVENEYERRCGTDWDCLTPSGSDGQGDVGDVNWGIYFSIYQPYSDGPAYVDHLREQGPGWSAVNAAYDDPPTTTSAVINPGTEREPATVPVPDRSSEDWRQLQVDGEVANDTVGEAGVVAMFAAGAVDRNRESVISAEDFFGADLGEYDYDQPATDGWAGDQLVVYTNDDADAGSGPGAAGDAGYVWRTQWDTADDTEQFVDAYGQLLATHGAESVDGRQDTAVIEDGGYAGAYYLERNGTTVTIVRAPSVAELPNVEAGAAPKGDGELLTLEEGAETVPGFGVGVAAIALALAAVVARVAAGRGRN
- a CDS encoding DUF7529 family protein, whose product is MTADGSESAGGSAGTDAAWDDLLEDAAEIAEEYREEGWDAVVLEPADVSPVESDDRTGLDVAVSQSAYELVEGLIEDGDVTIAAADVYYRPLEEGDGDRRVALAVERDEETETAVLVPLVYDITACRSVFETALLEAELLVHVAADPVAGRVTFSHDDPSLFLEESDVQAWSEE